The following proteins come from a genomic window of Hypomesus transpacificus isolate Combined female unplaced genomic scaffold, fHypTra1 scaffold_391, whole genome shotgun sequence:
- the LOC124464708 gene encoding zinc finger protein 729-like isoform X2, with protein MSIRANMDITEIISSTIPVSSVRVLVPPVRLVSAALWQVVERGNVQDYGVLDTFVTEVLAVIPDLMSYRDTVQLLMGLRARLVLELCLSDLLDSETIQQQLDRIRTCSAIHMGQEISDKDVETSVSHFLKLIETLLEQPAQREHYFQNMFPEEFGPKYDFALQTLVWEFLSRLDNLLPTPTLKQVSSFLSSAPSVLEELQQSGCYLKPLSTLLLNHNNTGGHSYTNGNVPEDNYILCTLSESCLETLDNLGVHDDSEVQSEAEEGCPGVQSPVLSCIQSAIPLWSESSHTEAQRISADQAMGVQTGPSSPEEEPEDNFEREEEDGTAVELQTAKDEETDLACNTLLSDRNLETREETTRTKGMVMDESSTVISCLLHQPQVVLYRMEVTDELLSGLESTLTAQQPDRRKKKRARVGEEGHPQRMRRKVVSRKSDFCRMSPTSRSEDPGKAVAKEQGGGLSPLRTGQDSPSVDALHAGKRVKTCSQCGKSFSNAKDFTRHMIVHAEQIPHFCTGCGEEFDDSESLEEHQEDCHVSSHNNDSDWEQDDKSVSSLSSVEIESEPGTLPQQKTSTSRGGQKNKRPCPICNKKLHRNSITQHIRNHGEPLAREVPHRCDGCGLRCYVKSDYEKHTEMCLKRIYLCCDCGKRFDPAPPSSECPGETSGPDTREASCMNETGVQQVNSTTHSTSAASTALHSQGQPFRVVPKRSHRTCLLCNETFKDTHTMAEHLKLEHNINPHSCPCGQTLTSFDEMKEHSLNCMSWTRCPSCRKGYVQSTQLSESQSVETILVGQQSDLQSTSVEDLMESQLRGCSGEASEDGHGPDTRVGGKSPSRQQGSGEEIHQNLQPGQKDLAHSSQGSAPSQSDTESPQPHRSTASPQNQTPVRGPPPGVIVDNRTCSVCFKRFFNKSSRDRHMRGHVKGPFSCSICSHSFGCKKDLARHQAKVARVGCGPMRHNRTMYDREPAGEIASFKCSHCNAVFMTGKKLQAHMLYHTGDSFPCKYCGKVFNNNKSLRNHIKTHVDRSHLCETCGKGFATAVNLKQHLLSHDDARPHVCTECGKTYKQETYLKSHIRFSHRGERPFPCNLCQMRFVDQAHLRKHMKRHSNESFGCAHCACALGREAIVRELVKHGAEVNELTVRGYSPLHCSTLWGQLETVKTLVALGANMQLRNFRGERATDVASRYLKTDCAEYLNWAEAKQDLVSYITHVRDTVSDPDKVQGKLSKEDKNMCTSICTAKYDWVQTAKDPSTQEFIDQKRRIEETLSPILSKLAILFDATAKTMKA; from the exons ATGAGCATACGAGCAAACATGGATATTACAGAGATAATTTCTTCCACTATTCCAGTGTCGTCCGTCCGTGTTTTGGTTCCGCCTGTTAGGTTGGTATCTGCAGCACTATGGCAAGTCGTTGAGAGGGGTAATGTCCAAGACTACGGAGTGCTGGACACGTTTGTTACCGAGGTGTTAGCGGTCATCCCGGATCTGATGAGCTACCGAGATACGGTCCAACTCCTCATGGGGCTGCGAGCGCGG CTGGTTCTGGAGCTGTGCCTTTCTGACCTGCTCGACTCGGAGACCATCCAGCAGCAACTAGACAGGATAAGGACCTGCAGCGCCATCCACATGGGACAGGAG ATCTCTGATAAAGACGTGGAAACATCAGTGTCACACTTTCTGAAGCTGATTGAAACCCTGCTGGAACAGCCAGCCCAGAGAGAACACTACTTCCAG AACATGTTTCCAGAGGAGTTTGGCCCCAAGTATGACTTTGCTCTTCAGACTCTGGTGTGGGAGTTTCTCTCCAGGTTGGACAATCTTCTTCCTACTCCAACCCTTAAACag GTGTCATCGTTTCTCAGCTCTGCCCCCTCTGTCCTGGAGGAGTTGCAGCAGTCTGGGTGTTACCTGAAGCCCTTGAGCACCCTTCTTCTGAACCATAACAATACAGGTGGACATTCCTACACCAACG GTAATGTACCTGAAGACAACTACATCCTCTGTACGCTCTCTGAGTCCTGCCTAGAGACGCTTGACAACTTGGGTGTCCATGACGACTCAGAGGTCCAATCAGAGGCTGAGGAGGGATGTCCTGGTGTTCAAAGTCCAGTCTTGTCTTGCATCCAGTCAGCTATACCTTTGTGGTCAGAATCCAGTCACACAGAAGCTCAGAGGATAAGTGCTGATCAAGCAATGGGCGTCCAAACTGGACCTTCTAGTCCAGAGGAGGAACCAGAGGACAActttgagagggaggaggaggatggcacAGCAGTTGAACTGCAGACTGCAAAGGATGAAGAAACAGATTTGGCTTGTAACACTCTTCTTAGTGACAGAAACCTGGAAACTAGAGAAGAAACTACCAGAACCAAAGGAATGGTGATGGACGAGTCTTCAACAGTTATTTCCTGTCTGCTCCATCAACCACAGGTTGTTCTATACAGGATGGAAGTCACTGATGAGCTGTTGTCTGGGCTGGAGTCCACCTTAACAGCACAACAACCagacaggaggaagaagaagagggcgagggtgggggaggagggacatcCACAGCGGATGAGACGAAAGGTTGTTTCTCGCAAGAGTGACTTCTGTAGGATGTCACCGACATCTCGGTCTGAGGATCCCGGCAAAGCTGTGGCCAAAGAGCAAGGAGGAGGGCTGTCCCCTCTCCGCACAGGTCAGGATTCTCCCTCTGTTGATGCGTTGCATGCTGGGAAGCGTGTGAAAACGTGCTCccagtgtgggaagagtttTTCCAATGCAAAGGACTTTACCAGACACATGATCGTTCATGCTGAGCAGATTCCCCACTTCTGCACAGGGTGTGGGGAAGAATTTGATGATTCTGAGAGTTTGGAGGAACACCAGGAGGACTGTCACGTGTCCAGTCACAACAATGATTCAGATTGGGAGCAGGATGACAAGTCTGTGTCGTCTTTATCGTCCGTAGAGATCGAGTCAGAACCAGGGACTCTACCTCAGCAGAAAACCTCCACTAGCCGTGGAGGGCAGAAGAACAAACGACCCTGCCCCATTTGCAACAAGAAGCTCCACCGTAACTCAATAACTCAACACATACGCAACCATGGTGAGCCATTGGCAAGAGAGGTTCCACATCGTTGCGATGGCTGCGGCTTGAGGTGTTACGTTAAATCCGATTATGAGAAACACACTGAAATGTGTCTGAAGAGGATTTATTTGTGCTGTGATTGTGGGAAGAGATTTGATCCTGCTCCTCCAAGCTCAGAGTGTCCTGGGGAAACGTCTGGCCCGGACACCAGAGAGGCATCCTGTATGAACGAAACTGGGGTACAGCAGGTCAACAGCACCACACACTCGACATCAGCTGCCTCCACCGCTCTCCACAGTCAGGGACAACCCTTCAGAGTGGTACCTAAAAGATCCCACAGAACCTGCCTTTTGTGTAACGAGACCTTCAAAGACACCCACACCATGGCAGAGCACCTGAAACTGGAGCATAACATAAACCCTCACTCGTGTCCTTGTGGGCAAACATTGACCTCTTTTGATGAAATGAAGGAACACAGTCTCAACTGTATGTCCTGGACAAGGTGCCCTTCCTGCAGAAAAGGCTACGTTCAATCTACCCAGCTTTCAGAGAGCCAGAGTGTGGAGACAATCCTCGTTGGTCAGCAGAGCGACCTTCAGTCAACTTCTGTAGAAGACCTCATGGAGAGCCAGTTGCGTGGCTGCAGTGGTGAGGCCTCTGAGGACGGGCATGGACCAGACACACGTGTGGGGGGGAAGTCTCCCAGCCGGCAGCaaggctctggggaagagatCCACCAGAACCTGCAGCCGGGCCAGAAGGACCTAGCGCACAGTAGCCAGGGCTCGGCCCCGAGCCAGAGTGACACAGAGTCTCCTCAGCCACACAGAAGCACCGCCTCCCCCCAGAACCAAACCCCCGTCCGGGGTCCACCCCCCGGTGTGATCGTGGACAACCGGACGTGTTCTGTGTGCTTCAAGAGGTTTTTCAATAAATCGAGCCGGGATCGGCACATGAGGGGACATGTAAAAGGACCTTTCAGCTGCAGCATCTGTTCCCACAGCTTCGGGTGCAAGAAGGATCTTGCCAGACATCAGGCCAAAGTAGCCAGAGTAGGCTGTGGGCCCATGCGCCATAATCGTACCATGTATGACAGAGAGCCGGCAGGAGAAATCGCGAGCTTCAAGTGTTCCCATTGTAATGCTGTGTTCATGACGGGGAAGAAACTTCAAGCCCACATGTTGTatcacacaggagacagcttCCCCTGTAAGTACTGTGGCAAGGTGTTCAATAACAACAAAAGCTTAAGGAATCATATAAAAACGCATGTTGACAGGTCACACCTGTGTGAGACGTGTGGTAAAGGTTTTGCAACAGCAGTCAATTTGAAACAACACCTGCTCAGCCACGATGATGCTAGGCCCCACGTCTGCACAGAGTGTGGCAAAACGTATAAACAGGAGACATATCTGAAGTCACATATTCGATTTTCACACCGCGGGGAGCGACCATTTCCTTGCAACCTTTGCCAAATGCGTTTTGTCGACCAGGCACACCTACGTAAGCACATGAAACGACACAGCAACGAGAGTTTTGGGTGTGCGCATTGTG CATGCGCGCTGGGAAGAGAAGCTATCGTCCGAGAACTGGTTAAACATGGAGCAGAAGTCAATGAACTCACTGTTAGAG GTTATTCCCCGCTGCATTGCTCTACTCTCTGGGGCCAGCTAGAAACAGTGAAAACTTTGGTAGCGCTGGGTGCCAACATGCAATTGAGGAACTTCCGAGGGGAACGAGCCACTGATGTTGCCTCCCGGTATTTAAAAACGGATTGCGCTGAATATCTTAACTGGGCAG AGGCTAAGCAGGACTTGGTGTCTTACATAACTCACGTGAGAGACACCGTTTCCGATCCTGACAAGGTTCAGGGCAAACTTAGCAAAGAAGATAAG AACATGTGCACGAGTATCTGTACGGCAAAGTATGACTGGGTGCAGACTGCCAAAGACCCGTCCACCCAGGAATTCATTGACCAGAAAAGACGTATTGAGGAGACACTGTCACCTATTCTCTCCAAACTCGCTATTCTGT ttGACGCCACAGCTAAAACAATGAAAGCCTGA
- the LOC124464708 gene encoding zinc finger protein 23-like isoform X5, with amino-acid sequence MSIRANMDITEIISSTIPVSSVRVLVPPVRLVSAALWQVVERGNVQDYGVLDTFVTEVLAVIPDLMSYRDTVQLLMGLRARLVLELCLSDLLDSETIQQQLDRIRTCSAIHMGQEISDKDVETSVSHFLKLIETLLEQPAQREHYFQNMFPEEFGPKYDFALQTLVWEFLSRLDNLLPTPTLKQVSSFLSSAPSVLEELQQSGCYLKPLSTLLLNHNNTGGHSYTNGRRSSKSASSLHLSGNVPEDNYILCTLSESCLETLDNLGVHDDSEVQSEAEEGCPGVQSPVLSCIQSAIPLWSESSHTEAQRISADQAMGVQTGPSSPEEEPEDNFEREEEDGTAVELQTAKDEETDLACNTLLSDRNLETREETTRTKGMVMDESSTVISCLLHQPQVVLYRMEVTDELLSGLESTLTAQQPDRRKKKRARVGEEGHPQRMRRKVVSRKSDFCRMSPTSRSEDPGKAVAKEQGGGLSPLRTGQDSPSVDALHAGKRVKTCSQCGKSFSNAKDFTRHMIVHAEQIPHFCTGCGEEFDDSESLEEHQEDCHVSSHNNDSDWEQDDKSVSSLSSVEIESEPGTLPQQKTSTSRGGQKNKRPCPICNKKLHRNSITQHIRNHGEPLAREVPHRCDGCGLRCYVKSDYEKHTEMCLKRIYLCCDCGKRFDPAPPSSECPGETSGPDTREASCMNETGVQQVNSTTHSTSAASTALHSQGQPFRVVPKRSHRTCLLCNETFKDTHTMAEHLKLEHNINPHSCPCGQTLTSFDEMKEHSLNCMSWTRCPSCRKGYVQSTQLSESQSVETILVGQQSDLQSTSVEDLMESQLRGCSGEASEDGHGPDTRVGGKSPSRQQGSGEEIHQNLQPGQKDLAHSSQGSAPSQSDTESPQPHRSTASPQNQTPVRGPPPGVIVDNRTCSVCFKRFFNKSSRDRHMRGHVKGPFSCSICSHSFGCKKDLARHQAKVARVGCGPMRHNRTMYDREPAGEIASFKCSHCNAVFMTGKKLQAHMLYHTGDSFPCYSPLHCSTLWGQLETVKTLVALGANMQLRNFRGERATDVASRYLKTDCAEYLNWAEAKQDLVSYITHVRDTVSDPDKVQGKLSKEDKNMCTSICTAKYDWVQTAKDPSTQEFIDQKRRIEETLSPILSKLAILFDATAKTMKA; translated from the exons ATGAGCATACGAGCAAACATGGATATTACAGAGATAATTTCTTCCACTATTCCAGTGTCGTCCGTCCGTGTTTTGGTTCCGCCTGTTAGGTTGGTATCTGCAGCACTATGGCAAGTCGTTGAGAGGGGTAATGTCCAAGACTACGGAGTGCTGGACACGTTTGTTACCGAGGTGTTAGCGGTCATCCCGGATCTGATGAGCTACCGAGATACGGTCCAACTCCTCATGGGGCTGCGAGCGCGG CTGGTTCTGGAGCTGTGCCTTTCTGACCTGCTCGACTCGGAGACCATCCAGCAGCAACTAGACAGGATAAGGACCTGCAGCGCCATCCACATGGGACAGGAG ATCTCTGATAAAGACGTGGAAACATCAGTGTCACACTTTCTGAAGCTGATTGAAACCCTGCTGGAACAGCCAGCCCAGAGAGAACACTACTTCCAG AACATGTTTCCAGAGGAGTTTGGCCCCAAGTATGACTTTGCTCTTCAGACTCTGGTGTGGGAGTTTCTCTCCAGGTTGGACAATCTTCTTCCTACTCCAACCCTTAAACag GTGTCATCGTTTCTCAGCTCTGCCCCCTCTGTCCTGGAGGAGTTGCAGCAGTCTGGGTGTTACCTGAAGCCCTTGAGCACCCTTCTTCTGAACCATAACAATACAGGTGGACATTCCTACACCAACGGTAGGAGATCCAGCAAGTCTGCTTCAAGTCTACACCTGTCAG GTAATGTACCTGAAGACAACTACATCCTCTGTACGCTCTCTGAGTCCTGCCTAGAGACGCTTGACAACTTGGGTGTCCATGACGACTCAGAGGTCCAATCAGAGGCTGAGGAGGGATGTCCTGGTGTTCAAAGTCCAGTCTTGTCTTGCATCCAGTCAGCTATACCTTTGTGGTCAGAATCCAGTCACACAGAAGCTCAGAGGATAAGTGCTGATCAAGCAATGGGCGTCCAAACTGGACCTTCTAGTCCAGAGGAGGAACCAGAGGACAActttgagagggaggaggaggatggcacAGCAGTTGAACTGCAGACTGCAAAGGATGAAGAAACAGATTTGGCTTGTAACACTCTTCTTAGTGACAGAAACCTGGAAACTAGAGAAGAAACTACCAGAACCAAAGGAATGGTGATGGACGAGTCTTCAACAGTTATTTCCTGTCTGCTCCATCAACCACAGGTTGTTCTATACAGGATGGAAGTCACTGATGAGCTGTTGTCTGGGCTGGAGTCCACCTTAACAGCACAACAACCagacaggaggaagaagaagagggcgagggtgggggaggagggacatcCACAGCGGATGAGACGAAAGGTTGTTTCTCGCAAGAGTGACTTCTGTAGGATGTCACCGACATCTCGGTCTGAGGATCCCGGCAAAGCTGTGGCCAAAGAGCAAGGAGGAGGGCTGTCCCCTCTCCGCACAGGTCAGGATTCTCCCTCTGTTGATGCGTTGCATGCTGGGAAGCGTGTGAAAACGTGCTCccagtgtgggaagagtttTTCCAATGCAAAGGACTTTACCAGACACATGATCGTTCATGCTGAGCAGATTCCCCACTTCTGCACAGGGTGTGGGGAAGAATTTGATGATTCTGAGAGTTTGGAGGAACACCAGGAGGACTGTCACGTGTCCAGTCACAACAATGATTCAGATTGGGAGCAGGATGACAAGTCTGTGTCGTCTTTATCGTCCGTAGAGATCGAGTCAGAACCAGGGACTCTACCTCAGCAGAAAACCTCCACTAGCCGTGGAGGGCAGAAGAACAAACGACCCTGCCCCATTTGCAACAAGAAGCTCCACCGTAACTCAATAACTCAACACATACGCAACCATGGTGAGCCATTGGCAAGAGAGGTTCCACATCGTTGCGATGGCTGCGGCTTGAGGTGTTACGTTAAATCCGATTATGAGAAACACACTGAAATGTGTCTGAAGAGGATTTATTTGTGCTGTGATTGTGGGAAGAGATTTGATCCTGCTCCTCCAAGCTCAGAGTGTCCTGGGGAAACGTCTGGCCCGGACACCAGAGAGGCATCCTGTATGAACGAAACTGGGGTACAGCAGGTCAACAGCACCACACACTCGACATCAGCTGCCTCCACCGCTCTCCACAGTCAGGGACAACCCTTCAGAGTGGTACCTAAAAGATCCCACAGAACCTGCCTTTTGTGTAACGAGACCTTCAAAGACACCCACACCATGGCAGAGCACCTGAAACTGGAGCATAACATAAACCCTCACTCGTGTCCTTGTGGGCAAACATTGACCTCTTTTGATGAAATGAAGGAACACAGTCTCAACTGTATGTCCTGGACAAGGTGCCCTTCCTGCAGAAAAGGCTACGTTCAATCTACCCAGCTTTCAGAGAGCCAGAGTGTGGAGACAATCCTCGTTGGTCAGCAGAGCGACCTTCAGTCAACTTCTGTAGAAGACCTCATGGAGAGCCAGTTGCGTGGCTGCAGTGGTGAGGCCTCTGAGGACGGGCATGGACCAGACACACGTGTGGGGGGGAAGTCTCCCAGCCGGCAGCaaggctctggggaagagatCCACCAGAACCTGCAGCCGGGCCAGAAGGACCTAGCGCACAGTAGCCAGGGCTCGGCCCCGAGCCAGAGTGACACAGAGTCTCCTCAGCCACACAGAAGCACCGCCTCCCCCCAGAACCAAACCCCCGTCCGGGGTCCACCCCCCGGTGTGATCGTGGACAACCGGACGTGTTCTGTGTGCTTCAAGAGGTTTTTCAATAAATCGAGCCGGGATCGGCACATGAGGGGACATGTAAAAGGACCTTTCAGCTGCAGCATCTGTTCCCACAGCTTCGGGTGCAAGAAGGATCTTGCCAGACATCAGGCCAAAGTAGCCAGAGTAGGCTGTGGGCCCATGCGCCATAATCGTACCATGTATGACAGAGAGCCGGCAGGAGAAATCGCGAGCTTCAAGTGTTCCCATTGTAATGCTGTGTTCATGACGGGGAAGAAACTTCAAGCCCACATGTTGTatcacacaggagacagcttCCCCT GTTATTCCCCGCTGCATTGCTCTACTCTCTGGGGCCAGCTAGAAACAGTGAAAACTTTGGTAGCGCTGGGTGCCAACATGCAATTGAGGAACTTCCGAGGGGAACGAGCCACTGATGTTGCCTCCCGGTATTTAAAAACGGATTGCGCTGAATATCTTAACTGGGCAG AGGCTAAGCAGGACTTGGTGTCTTACATAACTCACGTGAGAGACACCGTTTCCGATCCTGACAAGGTTCAGGGCAAACTTAGCAAAGAAGATAAG AACATGTGCACGAGTATCTGTACGGCAAAGTATGACTGGGTGCAGACTGCCAAAGACCCGTCCACCCAGGAATTCATTGACCAGAAAAGACGTATTGAGGAGACACTGTCACCTATTCTCTCCAAACTCGCTATTCTGT ttGACGCCACAGCTAAAACAATGAAAGCCTGA
- the LOC124464708 gene encoding uncharacterized protein LOC124464708 isoform X4: MSIRANMDITEIISSTIPVSSVRVLVPPVRLVSAALWQVVERGNVQDYGVLDTFVTEVLAVIPDLMSYRDTVQLLMGLRARLVLELCLSDLLDSETIQQQLDRIRTCSAIHMGQEISDKDVETSVSHFLKLIETLLEQPAQREHYFQNMFPEEFGPKYDFALQTLVWEFLSRLDNLLPTPTLKQVSSFLSSAPSVLEELQQSGCYLKPLSTLLLNHNNTGGHSYTNGRRSSKSASSLHLSGNVPEDNYILCTLSESCLETLDNLGVHDDSEVQSEAEEGCPGVQSPVLSCIQSAIPLWSESSHTEAQRISADQAMGVQTGPSSPEEEPEDNFEREEEDGTAVELQTAKDEETDLACNTLLSDRNLETREETTRTKGMVMDESSTVISCLLHQPQVVLYRMEVTDELLSGLESTLTAQQPDRRKKKRARVGEEGHPQRMRRKVVSRKSDFCRMSPTSRSEDPGKAVAKEQGGGLSPLRTGQDSPSVDALHAGKRVKTCSQCGKSFSNAKDFTRHMIVHAEQIPHFCTGCGEEFDDSESLEEHQEDCHVSSHNNDSDWEQDDKSVSSLSSVEIESEPGTLPQQKTSTSRGGQKNKRPCPICNKKLHRNSITQHIRNHGEPLAREVPHRCDGCGLRCYVKSDYEKHTEMCLKRIYLCCDCGKRFDPAPPSSECPGETSGPDTREASCMNETGVQQVNSTTHSTSAASTALHSQGQPFRVVPKRSHRTCLLCNETFKDTHTMAEHLKLEHNINPHSCPCGQTLTSFDEMKEHSLNCMSWTRCPSCRKGYVQSTQLSESQSVETILVGQQSDLQSTSVEDLMESQLRGCSGEASEDGHGPDTRVGGKSPSRQQGSGEEIHQNLQPGQKDLAHSSQGSAPSQSDTESPQPHRSTASPQNQTPVRGPPPGVIVDNRTCSVCFKRFFNKSSRDRHMRGHVKGPFSCSICSHSFGCKKDLARHQAKVARVGCGPMRHNRTMYDREPAGEIASFKCSHCNAVFMTGKKLQAHMLYHTGDSFPSCALGREAIVRELVKHGAEVNELTVRGYSPLHCSTLWGQLETVKTLVALGANMQLRNFRGERATDVASRYLKTDCAEYLNWAEAKQDLVSYITHVRDTVSDPDKVQGKLSKEDKNMCTSICTAKYDWVQTAKDPSTQEFIDQKRRIEETLSPILSKLAILFDATAKTMKA; encoded by the exons ATGAGCATACGAGCAAACATGGATATTACAGAGATAATTTCTTCCACTATTCCAGTGTCGTCCGTCCGTGTTTTGGTTCCGCCTGTTAGGTTGGTATCTGCAGCACTATGGCAAGTCGTTGAGAGGGGTAATGTCCAAGACTACGGAGTGCTGGACACGTTTGTTACCGAGGTGTTAGCGGTCATCCCGGATCTGATGAGCTACCGAGATACGGTCCAACTCCTCATGGGGCTGCGAGCGCGG CTGGTTCTGGAGCTGTGCCTTTCTGACCTGCTCGACTCGGAGACCATCCAGCAGCAACTAGACAGGATAAGGACCTGCAGCGCCATCCACATGGGACAGGAG ATCTCTGATAAAGACGTGGAAACATCAGTGTCACACTTTCTGAAGCTGATTGAAACCCTGCTGGAACAGCCAGCCCAGAGAGAACACTACTTCCAG AACATGTTTCCAGAGGAGTTTGGCCCCAAGTATGACTTTGCTCTTCAGACTCTGGTGTGGGAGTTTCTCTCCAGGTTGGACAATCTTCTTCCTACTCCAACCCTTAAACag GTGTCATCGTTTCTCAGCTCTGCCCCCTCTGTCCTGGAGGAGTTGCAGCAGTCTGGGTGTTACCTGAAGCCCTTGAGCACCCTTCTTCTGAACCATAACAATACAGGTGGACATTCCTACACCAACGGTAGGAGATCCAGCAAGTCTGCTTCAAGTCTACACCTGTCAG GTAATGTACCTGAAGACAACTACATCCTCTGTACGCTCTCTGAGTCCTGCCTAGAGACGCTTGACAACTTGGGTGTCCATGACGACTCAGAGGTCCAATCAGAGGCTGAGGAGGGATGTCCTGGTGTTCAAAGTCCAGTCTTGTCTTGCATCCAGTCAGCTATACCTTTGTGGTCAGAATCCAGTCACACAGAAGCTCAGAGGATAAGTGCTGATCAAGCAATGGGCGTCCAAACTGGACCTTCTAGTCCAGAGGAGGAACCAGAGGACAActttgagagggaggaggaggatggcacAGCAGTTGAACTGCAGACTGCAAAGGATGAAGAAACAGATTTGGCTTGTAACACTCTTCTTAGTGACAGAAACCTGGAAACTAGAGAAGAAACTACCAGAACCAAAGGAATGGTGATGGACGAGTCTTCAACAGTTATTTCCTGTCTGCTCCATCAACCACAGGTTGTTCTATACAGGATGGAAGTCACTGATGAGCTGTTGTCTGGGCTGGAGTCCACCTTAACAGCACAACAACCagacaggaggaagaagaagagggcgagggtgggggaggagggacatcCACAGCGGATGAGACGAAAGGTTGTTTCTCGCAAGAGTGACTTCTGTAGGATGTCACCGACATCTCGGTCTGAGGATCCCGGCAAAGCTGTGGCCAAAGAGCAAGGAGGAGGGCTGTCCCCTCTCCGCACAGGTCAGGATTCTCCCTCTGTTGATGCGTTGCATGCTGGGAAGCGTGTGAAAACGTGCTCccagtgtgggaagagtttTTCCAATGCAAAGGACTTTACCAGACACATGATCGTTCATGCTGAGCAGATTCCCCACTTCTGCACAGGGTGTGGGGAAGAATTTGATGATTCTGAGAGTTTGGAGGAACACCAGGAGGACTGTCACGTGTCCAGTCACAACAATGATTCAGATTGGGAGCAGGATGACAAGTCTGTGTCGTCTTTATCGTCCGTAGAGATCGAGTCAGAACCAGGGACTCTACCTCAGCAGAAAACCTCCACTAGCCGTGGAGGGCAGAAGAACAAACGACCCTGCCCCATTTGCAACAAGAAGCTCCACCGTAACTCAATAACTCAACACATACGCAACCATGGTGAGCCATTGGCAAGAGAGGTTCCACATCGTTGCGATGGCTGCGGCTTGAGGTGTTACGTTAAATCCGATTATGAGAAACACACTGAAATGTGTCTGAAGAGGATTTATTTGTGCTGTGATTGTGGGAAGAGATTTGATCCTGCTCCTCCAAGCTCAGAGTGTCCTGGGGAAACGTCTGGCCCGGACACCAGAGAGGCATCCTGTATGAACGAAACTGGGGTACAGCAGGTCAACAGCACCACACACTCGACATCAGCTGCCTCCACCGCTCTCCACAGTCAGGGACAACCCTTCAGAGTGGTACCTAAAAGATCCCACAGAACCTGCCTTTTGTGTAACGAGACCTTCAAAGACACCCACACCATGGCAGAGCACCTGAAACTGGAGCATAACATAAACCCTCACTCGTGTCCTTGTGGGCAAACATTGACCTCTTTTGATGAAATGAAGGAACACAGTCTCAACTGTATGTCCTGGACAAGGTGCCCTTCCTGCAGAAAAGGCTACGTTCAATCTACCCAGCTTTCAGAGAGCCAGAGTGTGGAGACAATCCTCGTTGGTCAGCAGAGCGACCTTCAGTCAACTTCTGTAGAAGACCTCATGGAGAGCCAGTTGCGTGGCTGCAGTGGTGAGGCCTCTGAGGACGGGCATGGACCAGACACACGTGTGGGGGGGAAGTCTCCCAGCCGGCAGCaaggctctggggaagagatCCACCAGAACCTGCAGCCGGGCCAGAAGGACCTAGCGCACAGTAGCCAGGGCTCGGCCCCGAGCCAGAGTGACACAGAGTCTCCTCAGCCACACAGAAGCACCGCCTCCCCCCAGAACCAAACCCCCGTCCGGGGTCCACCCCCCGGTGTGATCGTGGACAACCGGACGTGTTCTGTGTGCTTCAAGAGGTTTTTCAATAAATCGAGCCGGGATCGGCACATGAGGGGACATGTAAAAGGACCTTTCAGCTGCAGCATCTGTTCCCACAGCTTCGGGTGCAAGAAGGATCTTGCCAGACATCAGGCCAAAGTAGCCAGAGTAGGCTGTGGGCCCATGCGCCATAATCGTACCATGTATGACAGAGAGCCGGCAGGAGAAATCGCGAGCTTCAAGTGTTCCCATTGTAATGCTGTGTTCATGACGGGGAAGAAACTTCAAGCCCACATGTTGTatcacacaggagacagcttCCCCT CATGCGCGCTGGGAAGAGAAGCTATCGTCCGAGAACTGGTTAAACATGGAGCAGAAGTCAATGAACTCACTGTTAGAG GTTATTCCCCGCTGCATTGCTCTACTCTCTGGGGCCAGCTAGAAACAGTGAAAACTTTGGTAGCGCTGGGTGCCAACATGCAATTGAGGAACTTCCGAGGGGAACGAGCCACTGATGTTGCCTCCCGGTATTTAAAAACGGATTGCGCTGAATATCTTAACTGGGCAG AGGCTAAGCAGGACTTGGTGTCTTACATAACTCACGTGAGAGACACCGTTTCCGATCCTGACAAGGTTCAGGGCAAACTTAGCAAAGAAGATAAG AACATGTGCACGAGTATCTGTACGGCAAAGTATGACTGGGTGCAGACTGCCAAAGACCCGTCCACCCAGGAATTCATTGACCAGAAAAGACGTATTGAGGAGACACTGTCACCTATTCTCTCCAAACTCGCTATTCTGT ttGACGCCACAGCTAAAACAATGAAAGCCTGA